A window from Culex pipiens pallens isolate TS chromosome 3, TS_CPP_V2, whole genome shotgun sequence encodes these proteins:
- the LOC120421382 gene encoding helicase domino isoform X1 produces MELWSLMHFLMPHVFQSHREFKEWFSNPMTGMIEGNSEYNETIIKRLHKVLRPFLLRRLKSEVEKQMPKKYEHVVMCRLSKRQRFLYDDFMSRAKTRETLASGNLLSVINVLMQLRKVCNHPNMFEERPTISPFRMDGISFQTASLVYNMLNYDPFTQIDLSSLNLALARLELTLSAYVAYRSQRLCLPRRLIEEIDATPEPAPRCPTGRLKLHVRVPNARVQETIGSTGGVRVGTSPAMKTEGTRFVPLVNSSLIVDRKPLIEEISSRPVTTIPLDDPASASSSSSSSNVNLRKRCDINSGSSSSSSSISSTLSNRTSAGHVAQIVHTSAGRQLILTPSASGGQVMSTLMTASGQRLTVVNRSPAAPPQRTLSEPAAPACNPISSTLAASIVQQLKQHHSYSANLTPEELEQKARTEFYLASVEESRKDRRGQILELLGRMNQKRCDATPIYGEDLRDSICRLGEEPFSDSVPITVRGAYECRQVWRAPSCWSLPNACKSIERRAHEFRAVFANFVCYVPAVCAPAPKLHVSHPSPSRSNAEQDKDTRITDGLRPALRILHPIISAMSTLFPDPRLIQYDCGKLQTLDRLLKELKSGGHRVLIFTQMTRMLDVLEAFLNYHGHIYLRLDGTTKVEQRQLLMERFNGDKRMFVFILSTRSGGVGINLTGADTVIFYDSDWNPTMDAQAQDRCHRIGQTRDVHIYRLVSEKTIEENILKKANQKRMLGDLAIEGGNFTTAFFKSSTIQDLFSVDNVEEDASARLAEVIERDRERKERLQQSMITPSSSSAAATPAAVEESKSAINVFESALAAAEDDQDVQAAKLARAEASAELEEFDENIPIDQVAATADSKEKEPELSKAEKEVQNLIKQLNPIERYAMRFVEETEGTWTAVQLAAVEAEIEQQKRDWEANRLAQQKREEEAARQQTAEENDLLTFSREDATNQIWISDNTMEKMPMWCPPTPPQDDNDIYVDYSLGFLYETEVIPEAQLPPVYVKKEYKRSRSEAGFYPDGRRPVKIRKEDNYYAPRSLFDRPSPQIAKLRKDYKMQRYKGIIKPFPMAGLKPTMPVKQLVEPEGMPEWMIHEDMSMLNVIQNLQGLPLNLMLVSPGHTPNWDLVADIVNQCSRTYRLPKQCRYRYEAVVIPREEGKLLESPKKQKKSKNPLKQSPPKGIRAMRTAQLYTGDQNNSYIKLARQKFDNIKLAFSKKAPQAKQLLANPPLKNPKHAAVLAEYGITSYDAPLTPVEIATRRAERISKEKQKNASLTQAQEQMALQQQQQQQAQQQAAAAAAAAQQVAAAAQQAAAAAAVAQQQQQQAQAQAQQQAQQVQVAQPVQVEFTRKITAKDSTTATNGIFVLNRQVGGQPQAHVIQQQVQQQIQIQPHVQQHIATSVAAANQQQQQQVQQATIVVCGVATNTSPAVATLVQSPSMQAGRGQPVVNICPTPSQQQQIVKAIVASPANQNLLAQQLAVAQSNAQQHVSVVLTSPVTTMSANQVQLTQPQIVSIHQSTPQIIQSSASVTQASGTLVQTLATQSLPQVVSVAQLATVGTVMTTGSPIQQPQVATLTTSALRAQRIVAPPGTLQEVVLHQRSGSQSPTVVSVSGLGQGLTQAQLQAGQLRLSMAGGQQVSGVVAKSISVGTVTSAGKPINTSQYIYRQPIRQQVKVLQSGTGQPGTTTVLQQAGGQQTLVSPAIIQGNIIQTGTVGQTVQVQQVTQKVSVATVSSSSAATISSQAGTIATVQVAPGQQRAQFIKQVGTKQITTRQVTENEMQLMVKRQIISQQHKQQLLPQTQIFAPANLQVQQAGTSGQQIATLVKTSSGTAVAATGMTLSQVKPGQIKTISNQSQVRHLQLQQQILAAQQRKGGGKMTQITQMAGKAGQPTQLFVQGPKNLPAGTVTVQQIIRHAQPNSLTAGGQIVLGKSRVIPVSVSQQGNQRQTIQVVTATSAAQAIAASNMRTHVPSSNTVVNTIKVAAGATPAQQQQAILTALQNQQNQQRANASPVRLQTSSGSLVAVTVQQPQSVASAANQQQQQQQDQITSVTVAQGAAQLATSQQQVLQIQAQPQQIITSASDGTNSGIVQQQQQQQQVSMIKKKQSPSGK; encoded by the exons ATGGAGCTGTGGTCGCTGATGCACTTCCTGATGCCGCACGTGTTCCAGTCGCACCGCGAGTTCAAGGAGTGGTTCTCGAACCCGATGACCGGTATGATTGAAGGCAACTCCGAGTACAACGAGACAATCATCAAGCGCCTTCATAAG GTCCTCCGCCCGTTCCTGCTGCGCCGGTTAAAGTCCGAGGTGGAGAAACAGATGCCAAAGAAGTACGAGCACGTCGTCATGTGCCGGCTGTCCAAGCGACAGCGGTTTCTCTATGACGATTTTATGAGCCGTGCAAA AACGAGGGAAACGCTCGCCTCGGGCAACCTGCTCAGCGTGATCAACGTGTTGATGCAGCTGCGGAAGGTTTGCAACCACCCGAACATGTTCGAGGAGCGTCCGACGATCTCGCCGTTCCGGATGGACGGAATCAGCTTTCAGACGGCTTCGCTCGTGTACAACATGCTGAACTACGATCCGTTCACG CAAATTGACCTGTCTTCCCTGAACCTGGCGCTGGCCCGGCTCGAGCTGACGCTGTCCGCGTACGTGGCGTACCGGTCGCAGAGGTTGTGCCTGCCGCGGCGTCTGATCGAGGAGATTGACGCGACGCCCGAGCCGGCACCGCGCTGTCCCACCGGAAGACTGAAGCTGCACGTGCGGGTGCCGAACGCGCGCGTCCAGGAAACGATCGGCAGCACCGGCGGCGTACGGGTGGGCACTAGTCCGGCCATGAAGACTGAAGGAACGCGTTTTGTTCCGCTTGTAAATTCTTCACTAATAGTAGATAGGAAACCGCTGATCGAGGAGATCAGCTCACGCCCAGTAACAACGATTCCGTTGGACGATCCCGcctcggcgtcgtcgtcgtcgtcgtcgtcgaatgTAAATTTACGTAAAAGATGTGATATCAATAGCggtagtagcagcagcagcagcagcattagTAGTACACTTAGTAATAGAACAAGTGCTGGGCACGTAGCGCAGATTGTGCACACTTCCGCCGGCAGGCAGTTGATCCTCACGCCGAGCGCCAGCGGAGGTCAAGTGATGAGCACGCTGATGACGGCGAGCGGTCAACGGCTAACGGTTGTAAACCGGTCACCAGCCGCCCCTCCTCAACGCACGCTCTCGGAACCCGCTGCCCCAGCCTGCAATCCGATCTCTTCAACGCTGGCGGCTTCGATCGTTCAGCAACTCAAGCAACACCATTCCTATTCAGCGAACCTCACCCCGGAAGAACTGGAGCAGAAGGCACGCACCGAGTTCTACCTGGCCAGTGTGGAGGAATCGCGAAAAGACCGACGCGGACAGATCCTCGAACTGCTCGGCCGGATGAACCAAAAGCGCTGCGACGCCACTCCAATCTACGGCGAAGATCTGCGCGATTCCATCTGTCGACTCGGCGAGGAACCATTCTCCGACTCCGTTCCCATAACCGTGCGCGGCGCGTACGAGTGCCGGCAGGTGTGGCGCGCCCCCAGCTGCTGGAGTCTGCCCAACGCGTGCAAGTCGATCGAGCGGAGGGCCCACGAATTCCGCGCCGTGTTCGCCAACTTTGTCTGCTATGTACCTGCGGTTTGTGCTCCGGCACCCAAGCTCCACGTTTCGCATCCGAGCCCGTCGCGCAGCAACGCCGAACAGGACAAGGACACGCGGATCACGGACGGGCTCCGGCCGGCACTCCGAATTCTGCACCCGATCATTTCGGCCATGAGCACGCTG TTCCCCGATCCCCGGCTCATCCAGTACGACTGCGGCAAGCTGCAAACGCTGGACCGCCTGCTTAAAGAGCTCAAATCGGGTGGCCACCGGGTGCTCATCTTCACCCAAATGACGCGCATGCTGGACGTCCTGGAGGCGTTCCTCAACTACCACGGCCACATCTACCTGCGGCTGGACGGAACGACCAAGGTCGAGCAGCGGCAACTCCTCATGGAGCGCTTCAACGGCGACAAACGCATGTTTGTGTTCATCCTCTCGACCCGGTCTGGCGGCGTCGGCATCAACCTGACCGGGGCGGACACCGTCATCTTCTACGACTCCGACTGGAACCCAACCATGGACGCCCAAGCCCAGGACCGGTGCCACCGGATAGGACAAACGCGCGACGTACACATCTACCGCCTTGTCAGCGAGAAAACCATCGAAGAAAACATCCTCAAAAAAGCCAACCAAAAGCGAATGCTCGGCGATCTGGCCATCGAGGGCGGCAACTTCACCACAGCCTTCTTCAAAAGCTCCACCATCCAGGACCTCTTCTCGGTGGACAACGTCGAGGAGGACGCGTCGGCCCGGCTAGCCGAGGTCATCGAGCGCGACCGCGAACGCAAGGAACGGCTACAGCAGAGCATGATCACGCCGAGCAGTTCCAGCGCAGCCGCCACTCCGGCCGCCGTCGAAGAGAGCAAATCGGCCATCAACGTGTTCGAGTCGGCACTGGCCGCCGCCGAGGACGATCAGGACGTGCAGGCGGCCAAGCTGGCGCGGGCCGAAGCGTCTGCCGAGCTGGAAGAGTTTGACGAAAACATTCCGATTGATCAGGTGGCGGCGACGGCGGATTCGAAGGAGAAGGAACCCGAGCTAAGCAAGGCCGAAAAGGAGGTGCAGAATTTGATCAAGCAG CTCAACCCCATCGAGCGGTACGCGATGCGCTTCGTCGAGGAGACGGAGGGCACGTGGACGGCGGTGCAGTTGGCCGCCGTCGAGGCGGAGATCGAACAGCAGAAGCGCGACTGGGAGGCGAACCGGCTGGCGCAGCAGAAGCGCGAGGAGGAAGCGGCCCGCCAGCAGACGGCCGAGGAGAACGATCTGTTGACGTTCTCGCGCGAGGACGCGACCAACCAG ATTTGGATATCGGATAACACGATGGAAAAGATGCCG ATGTGGTGCCCTCCGACGCCACCCCAGGACGACAACGACATCTACGTGGACTACTCGCTCGGTTTTCTGTACGAGACGGAAGTCATCCCGGAGGCGCAACTTCCGCCCGTCTACGTCAAGAAGGAGTACAAGCGAAGCCGTTCCGAGGCCGGCTTCTACCCGGACGGACGCCGGCCGGTCAAGATCCGCAAGGAGGACAATTACTACGCGCCGCGGTCACTGTTCGATCGTCCTTCGCCGCAGATTGCCAAACTGCGCAAGGATTACAAAATGCAGCGCTACAAGGGCATCATCAAGCCGTTCCCGATGGCGGGCCTGAAGCCGACGATGCCGGTCAAGCAACTGGTCGAGCCGGAAGGAATGCCCGAGTGGATGATCCACGAGGACATGTCGATGCTGAACGTGATCCAGAACCTGCAGGGACTGCCGCTGAACCTGATGCTGGTGTCCCCCGGCCACACCCCCAACTGGGACCTCGTTGCGGACATTGTGAACCAGTGCTCGAGGACGTACCGACTGCCGAAACAGTGCCGGTATCGGTACGAAGCCGTCGTAATCCCACGCGAAGAAGGCAAACTCCTGGAAAGTcccaaaaagcagaaaaagagcAAAAACCCACTCAAACAGTCCCCACCGAAAGGAATCCGGGCGATGCGAACCGCCCAACTCTACACCGGCGACCAGAACAACTCGTACATCAAGCTGGCGCGACAAAAGTTTGACAACATCAAGCTAGCGTTCAGCAAAAAGGCGCCCCAAGCGAAGCAACTGCTTGCGAATCCCCCACTCAAGAACCCCAAACATGCTGCCGTGCTGGCCGAGTACGGAATCACAAGCTACGACGCACCCCTGACACCGGTTGAGATTGCCACGCGCCGCGCCGAACGAATCTCCAAGGAGAAGCAGAAGAACGCTTCGTTGACGCAAGCCCAAGAGCAGATGGCActtcagcaacagcagcagcaacaggctCAACAGCAAGCAGCAGCTGCAGCTGCGGCCGCCCAACAAGTTGCTGCGGCGGCCCAACAAGCCGCAGCGGCCGCCGCTGTcgctcaacagcagcagcaacaggccCAAGCGCAAGCGCAACAGCAAGCACAACAGGTACAAGTGGCCCAACCGGTGCAGGTAGAGTTCACCAGGAAGATAACCGCCAAAGACAGCACGACGGCGACTAATGGCATCTTTGTACTCAACCGACAGGTTGGTGGCCAGCCTCAAGCGCATGTTATCCAACAGCAGGTTCAGCAGCAAATACAAATCCAGCCGCACGTTCAGCAGCACATTGCGACGTCCGTCGCTGCCgctaaccagcagcagcagcagcaggtccaACAGGCCACCATTGTGGTGTGCGGAGTCGCGACAAACACTTCCCCTGCGGTAGCCACGCTCGTTCAGTCACCATCGATGCAGGCGGGTCGCGGCCAACCCGTGGTCAACATTTGTCCAACTCcgagccagcagcagcagattgtGAAGGCAATCGTGGCGAGCCCCGCCAACCAGAATCTGCTCGCACAGCAGTTGGCGGTGGCGCAAAGCAACGCCCAGCAGCACGTGTCAGTTGTGTTGACCTCTCCGGTGACGACAATGTCCGCCAACCAGGTGCAGCTCACTCAGCCTCAGATCGTGTCCATCCACCAGTCGACGCCACAAATCATCCAAAGCAGTGCGTCGGTCACGCAAGCCTCGGGCACACTCGTACAGACGTTGGCCACGCAGTCGCTGCCGCAGGTCGTGTCCGTTGCGCAGTTGGCCACGGTCGGCACCGTCATGACCACCGGCAGTCCAATCCAACAGCCTCAGGTGGCCACACTGACGACGTCGGCACTGAGAGCGCAGCGCATCGTAGCTCCACCTGGGACGCTTCAGGAGGTGGTTCTTCACCAACGTTCCGGTTCGCAAAGCCCAACGGTGGTCAGCGTAAGCGGCTTGGGACAAGGTTTGACGCAAGCACAGCTGCAAGCCGGTCAGCTACGGCTTTCGATGGCGGGTGGGCAGCAAGTGTCTGGCGTCGTAGCCAAAAGCATCTCCGTCGGAACGGTAACGAGTGCAGGAAAGCCAATCAACACTTCGCAGTACATCTACCGTCAACCAATCCGACAGCAGGTCAAAGTGCTTCAATCGGGCACGGGGCAACCCGGAACGACAACGGTTCTGCAGCAGGCTGGCGGACAGCAAACTTTGGTCAGTCCCGCCATCATCCAGGGCAACATAATCCAAACGGGAACCGTCGGTCAGACCGTCCAGGTGCAACAGGTCACGCAGAAGGTGTCCGTAGCTACGGTCAGCTCCTCGTCTGCAGCGACCATTTCCAGTCAAGCCGGCACGATTGCCACTGTTCAGGTGGCGCCTGGCCAACAGAGAGCTCAGTTCATCAAACAGGTCGGAACGAAGCAAATCACCACGCGACAGGTGACTGAAAACGAAATGCAACTCATGGTCAAACGACAGATCATAAGTCAACAGCACAAACAGCAACTGCTGCCCCAAACACAAATCTTCGCCCCGGCAAACCTGCAAGTCCAACAGGCTGGCACTTCCGGTCAACAGATTGCGACGTTGGTGAAGACCTCCAGCGGAACGGCAGTGGCCGCAACCGGAATGACGCTGTCGCAGGTGAAACCCGGCCAGATCAAAACAATCAGCAATCAGAGCCAAGTTCGCCACCTGCAGCTTCAGCAGCAAATCTTGGCAGCCCAGCAACGCAAGGGAGGCGGCAAAATGACCCAAATCACCCAGATGGCCGGCAAGGCAGGTCAACCGACGCAACTGTTTGTGCAAGGCCCGAAAAATCTGCCCGCCGGTACGGTCACCGTGCAGCAGATTATTCGGCACGCCCAGCCCAACTCGCTGACCGCTGGCGGTCAAATTGTGCTGGGTAAAAGCCGGGTCATCCCGGTGTCCGTTTCGCAGCAGGGCAACCAGCGGCAAACGATTCAAGTTGTAACGGCCACTTCGGCCGCCCAAGCCATTGCCGCCAGCAACATGCGAACGCACGTGCCGTCGTCGAACACCGTCGTCAACACGATCAAGGTCGCTGCCGGCGCCACTCCGGCCCAACAGCAGCAAGCGATCCTGACGGCCCTCCAGAACCAGCAAAACCAACAACGGGCAAACGCCAGTCCCGTTCGACTGCAAACCTCCAGCGGATCGCTCGTGGCCGTCACGGTGCAGCAGCCCCAGTCGGTGGCCTCGGCGGCaaaccaacagcagcagcagcaacaggacCAAATTACGTCGGTTACGGTTGCTCAAGGGGCAGCTCAGCTGGCCACCAGTCAGCAGCAGGTGCTGCAAATCCAAGCCCAACCGCAGCAGATTATAACGTCGGCAAGCGACGGAACCAATTCTGGGATAgtgcagcaacaacagcagcagcaacaagttAGTATGATTAAAAAGAAACAATCTCCTAGCGGAAAGTAG